One stretch of Pseudomonas fragi DNA includes these proteins:
- a CDS encoding ornithine carbamoyltransferase: MAFNMKNRSLLSLVHHTPRELHFLLDLSRDLKRAKYTGTEEPHLKGKNIALIFEKTSTRTRCAFEVAAHDQGAHVTYIDPVSSQIGHKESMKDTARVLGRMFDAIEYRGFEQAVVEELAKYAGVPVFNGLTAEFHPTQMIADVLTMREHSDKPLHDISYAYLGDARNNMGNSLLLIGAKLGMDVRIAAPKSLWPEESFVKQCQEFAKESGAKITLTEDPKAAVKGVDFIHTDVWVSMGEPVEAWNDRIKLLLPYQVNSDMIKAAENPRVKFMHCLPAFHNCETKVGKDVAEHHPNLKNGIEVTEEVFESPVNIAFEQAENRMHTIKAILVAALADI; the protein is encoded by the coding sequence ATGGCTTTTAACATGAAAAACCGCAGCCTTCTGAGCCTGGTGCACCACACACCACGTGAGTTGCACTTCCTGCTCGATCTGTCCCGCGATCTCAAGCGCGCCAAGTACACCGGTACTGAAGAGCCGCACTTGAAAGGCAAAAACATTGCGCTGATTTTCGAAAAAACTTCGACCCGTACCCGTTGTGCATTCGAAGTGGCCGCCCACGACCAGGGTGCGCACGTCACCTATATCGACCCTGTGTCTTCGCAAATCGGCCACAAAGAAAGTATGAAAGACACCGCCCGCGTTCTGGGCCGCATGTTTGATGCCATCGAATACCGCGGCTTTGAACAAGCCGTTGTCGAAGAGCTGGCCAAGTACGCCGGTGTTCCGGTATTCAACGGCCTGACCGCTGAGTTCCACCCGACCCAAATGATCGCCGACGTGCTGACCATGCGCGAACACAGCGACAAGCCGCTGCACGACATCAGCTACGCCTACCTGGGCGATGCCCGCAACAACATGGGTAACTCGTTGCTGCTGATCGGCGCCAAACTGGGCATGGACGTGCGTATTGCCGCACCAAAAAGCCTGTGGCCAGAAGAGTCGTTCGTTAAGCAGTGCCAGGAATTCGCCAAGGAAAGCGGTGCCAAAATCACCCTGACCGAAGACCCTAAAGCTGCGGTCAAAGGGGTGGACTTTATCCACACCGACGTTTGGGTATCGATGGGCGAGCCGGTTGAAGCCTGGAACGACCGCATCAAGCTGCTGCTGCCATACCAGGTCAACAGCGACATGATCAAAGCGGCAGAAAACCCACGCGTGAAGTTCATGCACTGTCTGCCTGCGTTCCACAACTGTGAAACCAAAGTCGGCAAAGACGTGGCCGAGCACCATCCAAACCTGAAAAACGGCATCGAAGTGACCGAGGAAGTGTTCGAGTCCCCAGTCAACATCGCCTTTGAGCAAGCTGAAAACCGCATGCACACCATCAAGGCGATTCTGGTCGCGGCACTGGCTGATATCTAA
- the arcC gene encoding carbamate kinase — protein MRIVVALGGNALLRRGQPMTAENQRENIQTATAQIARIAHGNELVVAHGNGPQVGLLSLQAAAYTAVAPYPLDVLGAETEGMIGYMIEQELGNLLPQEAAFATLLTQVEVDPKDPAFQKPTKPIGPVYTESEAKSLAAEKGWSIAPDGDKFRRVVPSPKPKRIFEIRPIKWLLEKGTIVICAGGGGIPTMYGEDGKLRGIEAVIDKDLASSLLAQQLDSDLLVIATDVNAAFIDWGKPTQKGISHAHPDELEKLGFASGSMGPKVEAACEFARKTGKTAVIGALADIEAIVQGKAGTRVSTEKPGITYF, from the coding sequence ATGCGTATCGTCGTTGCACTGGGCGGTAACGCCCTCTTGCGTCGCGGCCAGCCCATGACCGCCGAGAACCAGCGCGAAAACATCCAGACCGCTACCGCCCAAATCGCCCGCATTGCCCACGGCAACGAACTGGTCGTGGCCCACGGTAATGGCCCGCAAGTCGGCCTGCTGTCCCTGCAAGCCGCCGCCTACACGGCCGTCGCCCCTTACCCGCTGGACGTGCTCGGTGCTGAAACCGAAGGCATGATCGGCTACATGATCGAACAGGAACTGGGCAACCTGCTGCCACAGGAAGCCGCGTTTGCCACCTTGCTGACCCAGGTTGAAGTCGACCCCAAGGACCCGGCTTTCCAGAAGCCGACCAAGCCGATCGGCCCGGTCTACACCGAAAGCGAAGCCAAGAGCCTGGCCGCCGAAAAAGGCTGGAGCATTGCTCCGGACGGCGACAAGTTCCGCCGCGTGGTGCCTAGCCCGAAACCCAAGCGCATCTTCGAAATTCGCCCGATCAAATGGCTGCTGGAAAAAGGCACCATCGTGATCTGCGCGGGCGGTGGCGGCATCCCCACCATGTACGGCGAAGACGGCAAGCTGCGCGGCATTGAAGCGGTGATCGACAAGGACCTGGCGTCCTCGCTGCTGGCCCAGCAGCTGGACAGCGACCTGCTGGTGATCGCCACTGACGTGAATGCGGCGTTTATCGACTGGGGCAAGCCAACCCAGAAAGGCATCTCCCACGCCCACCCCGACGAGCTGGAAAAACTCGGCTTTGCCTCGGGCTCGATGGGCCCTAAAGTTGAAGCTGCTTGCGAGTTTGCGCGTAAAACCGGCAAGACCGCAGTGATCGGCGCACTGGCGGATATCGAAGCAATCGTTCAAGGTAAGGCCGGTACTCGGGTCAGCACCGAAAAACCGGGTATCACCTACTTCTGA
- a CDS encoding DUF5064 family protein: MASFEPGHLHIHREPLQPSDFGYDIKIDYQVVQDPKEGKSMQFDMHGQINQKEFKESFTLPKDMAYNFAHDAFQIAVKHGIPKTADIRSMHGYYDKMFADVMAQLNHKPGDPIKLDHLD; the protein is encoded by the coding sequence ATGGCCTCGTTCGAACCCGGTCACCTGCATATCCATCGCGAACCGCTGCAACCGAGCGACTTTGGGTATGACATCAAGATCGATTACCAGGTCGTTCAGGATCCCAAGGAAGGCAAGTCGATGCAGTTCGACATGCACGGTCAGATCAACCAGAAGGAGTTCAAGGAGTCCTTCACGCTGCCCAAGGACATGGCCTACAACTTTGCCCATGATGCATTCCAGATTGCCGTGAAACATGGCATTCCCAAAACCGCTGACATCCGCTCGATGCACGGTTACTACGACAAGATGTTCGCCGACGTAATGGCCCAGCTCAACCACAAGCCGGGCGACCCGATCAAGCTCGACCATCTGGACTGA
- a CDS encoding sigma-54-dependent transcriptional regulator, whose protein sequence is MRIHVSFIDRVGITQEVLALLGGRNLNLDAVEMVPPNVYIDAPTLSPQVLDELREALFGVHGVQAVTVVDILPGQRRHLQLDALLAAMTDPVLALDSEGHVLLANPALVALYGHEPTGESIGQLFSDPGLLDVLLENGFRLPLREVTLNGHPLMLDATPITDAGALLTLYQPSRIGERLAALHHDHAEGFDALLGDSPAIRTLKARAQRVAALDAPLLIQGETGTGKELVARACHAISDRFGAPFLALNCAALPENLAESELFGYAPGAFTGAQRGGKPGLMELANNGTVFLDEIAEMSPYLQAKLLRFLNDGSFRRVGGEREVKVNVRILSATHRNLEKMVNEGTFREDLFYRLNVLNIEVPPLRERGQDILLLARAFMQQACTQIQRPACRLAPGTYPALLGNRWPGNVRQLQNVIFRAAAICEGSLVDIGDLDIAGTSVARQNDGEVETLEHAVETFEKALLEKLYVSYPSTRQLASRLQTSHTAIAHRLRKYGIPGKA, encoded by the coding sequence ATGCGTATCCATGTCAGTTTTATCGACCGTGTTGGCATCACCCAGGAAGTCCTGGCATTGCTGGGCGGACGTAACCTCAATCTGGATGCGGTGGAAATGGTCCCGCCCAACGTCTATATCGACGCACCCACCCTCAGCCCGCAAGTACTCGACGAGCTGCGCGAGGCGCTGTTCGGCGTCCACGGCGTGCAAGCGGTAACGGTGGTCGACATCCTCCCCGGCCAGCGCCGCCACCTGCAGCTGGACGCCCTGCTCGCCGCCATGACCGACCCGGTACTGGCGCTCGACAGCGAGGGCCATGTGCTGCTGGCCAACCCGGCGCTGGTGGCGCTGTACGGCCACGAGCCGACCGGCGAAAGTATCGGCCAGTTGTTCAGCGACCCCGGCCTGCTCGACGTGCTGCTGGAAAACGGCTTTCGCCTGCCTCTGCGCGAAGTGACCCTCAACGGCCACCCGCTGATGCTCGATGCCACGCCGATCACCGATGCCGGCGCCCTGCTCACCCTGTACCAGCCAAGCCGCATCGGCGAGCGCCTGGCAGCGCTGCACCACGATCACGCAGAAGGCTTTGACGCCCTGCTGGGTGACTCCCCTGCCATTCGCACCCTAAAAGCCCGTGCGCAGCGCGTGGCGGCGCTTGATGCGCCCTTGCTGATCCAGGGCGAGACCGGCACCGGCAAAGAGTTGGTGGCCCGCGCCTGCCATGCCATCAGCGACCGCTTTGGCGCACCCTTCCTGGCCCTCAACTGCGCGGCACTCCCGGAAAACCTGGCCGAAAGCGAACTGTTCGGCTATGCCCCCGGCGCCTTTACCGGCGCGCAACGCGGCGGCAAGCCGGGGTTGATGGAACTGGCCAACAACGGCACGGTGTTTCTCGACGAAATCGCTGAGATGTCACCCTACCTGCAAGCCAAGCTGCTGCGCTTTCTCAATGACGGCAGCTTTCGCCGGGTGGGCGGCGAGCGTGAGGTCAAGGTCAATGTGCGCATCCTCAGCGCCACGCACCGCAATCTCGAAAAAATGGTCAACGAAGGCACCTTTCGCGAAGACCTGTTCTACCGCCTCAACGTGCTCAATATCGAAGTGCCGCCCTTGCGCGAGCGCGGCCAGGATATTTTGCTGCTGGCCCGCGCCTTTATGCAGCAGGCCTGCACCCAGATCCAGCGCCCGGCTTGCCGCCTGGCCCCAGGCACTTACCCGGCGCTGCTGGGCAACCGCTGGCCCGGCAACGTGCGCCAGTTGCAGAACGTGATCTTTCGCGCCGCCGCCATCTGCGAGGGTTCGCTGGTGGATATTGGCGACCTGGATATCGCCGGCACCTCGGTGGCCCGGCAAAACGACGGCGAGGTCGAGACCCTGGAACACGCCGTCGAAACCTTCGAAAAGGCCCTGCTGGAGAAGCTCTACGTCAGCTACCCCTCCACCCGCCAATTGGCCAGCCGCCTGCAGACTTCCCACACGGCCATCGCCCATCGCCTGCGCAAATACGGTATTCCGGGCAAAGCCTGA